The Chthonomonas sp. genome includes a window with the following:
- a CDS encoding 2,3-bisphosphoglycerate-dependent phosphoglycerate mutase, with translation MSKLVLVRHGQSLWNLENRFTGWVDVPLTAQGIAEARRAGQMMRAAGLTFEVAYTSVLTRAQTTLQLILEEMGVQVPTIRDVALNERHYGDLQGMNKDDMRAQFGEEQVKIWRRSYDVPPPGGEALKNTAERTVPFFERCIMGDIRQGKDVLVVAHGNSNRSIVMKLENLSKEEVLELNLETGVPLVYDIEHDGTIAHKQTLA, from the coding sequence ATGTCCAAACTCGTCCTCGTTCGTCACGGCCAGTCGCTTTGGAACCTGGAGAATCGGTTCACTGGATGGGTGGACGTCCCGCTCACCGCGCAGGGAATTGCCGAAGCGCGTCGAGCCGGGCAGATGATGCGCGCGGCGGGACTGACTTTTGAAGTCGCTTACACGAGTGTCCTGACCCGGGCGCAGACGACTCTGCAACTCATCCTTGAGGAGATGGGAGTGCAAGTCCCCACGATCCGAGACGTCGCCCTCAACGAGCGCCACTACGGCGACCTCCAAGGGATGAACAAGGACGATATGCGCGCACAGTTCGGCGAGGAGCAGGTCAAGATTTGGCGGCGCAGCTACGACGTTCCGCCCCCCGGCGGCGAGGCCTTGAAGAACACGGCCGAGCGCACTGTCCCCTTCTTCGAGCGGTGCATCATGGGCGACATCCGCCAGGGCAAGGACGTGCTCGTCGTCGCCCATGGCAACAGCAACCGCAGCATCGTCATGAAGCTCGAGAACCTGAGCAAAGAGGAAGTGCTTGAACTCAATCTTGAGACCGGGGTGCCTCTCGTCTACGACATCGAGCACGACGGCACCATCGCCCACAAGCAGACGCTCGCATGA